The following proteins are encoded in a genomic region of Cyclonatronum proteinivorum:
- a CDS encoding type II toxin-antitoxin system RelE/ParE family toxin produces MSKPVIWSPSAELDFSAILDYLMENWDFKVVEHFIEITSSALSQITNSPGQYPLIHKEKK; encoded by the coding sequence ATGTCTAAACCAGTCATTTGGTCACCCTCAGCGGAGCTGGACTTTTCAGCCATCCTCGATTACCTTATGGAAAACTGGGACTTCAAGGTCGTAGAGCACTTTATTGAAATCACATCCTCGGCTTTATCACAGATAACCAATAGCCCCGGCCAATACCCGCTCATACATAAGGAAAAAAAGTAA
- a CDS encoding J domain-containing protein has product MKRYSHGELFESFRILELEPFAPIGQVEDARRELSLVWQSDRFQDNESPKVKAEKKRKEIDTAYEIILSCYNHNTERYLKEQIKAESRKRTAQYKSVYGAGADKKPDAALHYFSFKNIVIALFLAFGMAFLVIPSDEDPELSISDDIAEVEIPIDEADPEVIQLSEFIEAFMLEPNGLRSWIMGAGEDTPQIKWTSYGVVSRPDCGSKESCRRGTVRVALGDTELQNLRNRLEPVEWSIFMSSANLSKFGPEIVSIRPHCDTVSCEFEFAGLMRRNGFTLNQLCRYNAYYGSRTGYRVTKSGKKVYVLYEEHLGSGGRSNNLELHHTPPANNNGLCAY; this is encoded by the coding sequence ATGAAAAGGTACTCACATGGAGAGCTTTTTGAAAGCTTCAGAATTCTTGAGCTCGAGCCTTTCGCGCCAATTGGGCAAGTTGAAGATGCCCGAAGGGAACTGTCTTTGGTTTGGCAATCGGACCGTTTTCAGGATAATGAAAGCCCGAAAGTTAAAGCCGAAAAGAAAAGGAAAGAGATAGATACAGCTTACGAAATCATCCTAAGCTGCTACAATCATAACACTGAGAGGTACCTGAAAGAGCAGATAAAAGCTGAATCCAGAAAACGAACAGCTCAATATAAATCGGTCTATGGTGCGGGGGCTGATAAAAAACCTGATGCAGCCTTACATTATTTCTCTTTTAAGAATATAGTTATTGCATTGTTTTTGGCATTTGGTATGGCTTTCCTCGTAATACCTTCGGATGAAGATCCGGAACTAAGCATTTCAGATGACATCGCTGAAGTTGAAATACCGATTGATGAAGCAGACCCGGAAGTTATTCAGCTAAGTGAGTTTATTGAAGCGTTTATGCTGGAACCGAACGGGCTTAGATCGTGGATTATGGGGGCAGGTGAAGATACGCCTCAAATTAAATGGACATCCTATGGGGTTGTAAGCAGACCTGATTGCGGCAGTAAGGAATCATGCAGACGCGGAACAGTGCGCGTAGCACTGGGCGATACAGAGCTACAGAATCTGAGAAACAGACTTGAACCTGTAGAGTGGAGTATTTTTATGAGTTCAGCCAATCTTTCAAAGTTCGGTCCGGAAATAGTTTCAATAAGGCCTCATTGTGATACGGTTAGCTGTGAATTTGAGTTTGCGGGGCTAATGAGGAGAAACGGCTTTACCCTTAATCAGCTTTGTAGATACAATGCTTACTATGGCAGCAGAACGGGATATAGGGTCACAAAAAGCGGAAAAAAAGTTTATGTTCTGTACGAAGAGCACCTTGGCAGCGGTGGTAGGAGTAATAACTTAGAGCTACACCATACTCCCCCTGCCAACAACAACGGGCTGTGTGCCTATTAA
- the htpG gene encoding molecular chaperone HtpG, producing the protein MSEQTRQQFEFKAEMKQLLHLIINSLYTNPEVFLRELISNSSDALNKVRFMQLTNETVQSADDPLQIKITLDEKEQTFSIEDTGVGMTEQELVERLGTIASSGTLEFIKQMQENKGKLDGNMIGQFGVGFYSAFMVTDEITVETKHANPEMPAMKWVSDGKGTFTIEESDRTQRGTKISFKLKEEHKEFAENWRVKSIIKKYSNFVDYPIVVGEEEVNKKGALWQKSKNDITDEELNEFYKFVSNDFNEPLDHLHLAMEGRMNFKALLFVPKKRKPNFFQNEELKSIQLYSNRVFVQEDCEPLLPEYLRFMEGLVDSEDLPLNVSREVTQYSPIMNKIKDVLVGKILGMIEYWAESETDKFKTFLTEFGPLFKSGINSDFTNRERLINLLRFQTTKSGDDELVSLKQYVEHMPDFQKQIYYLSGQSLKELRNDPRLEYFKKKDVEVLLLHDPADTFVVPGLMNFMEKEFASIEKSDIDLGKDDESAQDALSGEPLDKLIAVIKEAIGDKVEDVTASKRLVESAATLTVGKEGMDTQMEYMMKMMNQEMPPSKRIFEINPSHQLIKNMSALTEKGQSERVKLFAEQLYEGALLLQGQLDSPTEFINRMTRFLSLASEGETESESGNKSENQSEK; encoded by the coding sequence ATGTCAGAACAAACCCGTCAGCAGTTTGAATTTAAGGCAGAGATGAAGCAATTGCTTCACCTTATCATAAATTCGCTCTATACCAATCCGGAAGTATTCTTACGCGAGCTCATTTCCAACTCCTCTGACGCCCTGAACAAGGTGCGTTTCATGCAGCTCACCAACGAAACGGTACAAAGTGCCGATGATCCGCTGCAGATCAAAATTACGCTCGACGAAAAAGAACAAACCTTCTCCATCGAAGACACCGGCGTCGGCATGACGGAACAAGAGCTCGTAGAACGGCTCGGTACCATTGCAAGTTCCGGCACCCTGGAGTTCATCAAGCAAATGCAGGAAAACAAGGGCAAGCTCGATGGCAATATGATCGGGCAGTTTGGCGTCGGCTTTTATTCCGCTTTCATGGTGACTGATGAAATCACCGTAGAAACCAAGCACGCCAATCCCGAAATGCCGGCCATGAAATGGGTTTCAGACGGCAAGGGTACCTTCACCATTGAAGAATCCGACAGGACGCAGCGCGGAACCAAAATTTCCTTCAAGCTGAAAGAAGAGCACAAAGAATTCGCCGAAAACTGGCGCGTGAAAAGCATCATCAAAAAGTACTCCAACTTCGTGGACTACCCGATTGTGGTAGGGGAAGAAGAAGTCAACAAAAAAGGAGCGCTTTGGCAGAAAAGCAAAAACGACATCACCGATGAAGAGCTCAACGAGTTCTACAAATTCGTGTCCAACGATTTCAATGAGCCGCTTGATCACCTGCATCTCGCCATGGAAGGCCGGATGAACTTCAAGGCGCTGCTGTTTGTGCCCAAAAAGCGCAAGCCCAACTTCTTTCAGAACGAAGAGCTCAAATCCATTCAGCTGTACTCCAACCGCGTATTTGTGCAGGAAGACTGCGAGCCCCTGCTGCCTGAATACCTCCGCTTCATGGAAGGCCTTGTGGACAGCGAAGACCTGCCGCTGAACGTGAGCCGCGAAGTGACGCAGTATTCGCCCATCATGAATAAAATTAAGGATGTGCTCGTGGGCAAAATCCTCGGCATGATCGAATACTGGGCGGAAAGCGAAACTGACAAATTCAAGACCTTCCTCACCGAGTTTGGTCCGCTGTTCAAAAGCGGCATCAACAGCGACTTCACCAACCGCGAGCGGCTGATCAACCTGCTCCGTTTTCAGACCACTAAATCCGGCGACGACGAGCTCGTTTCGCTCAAGCAGTATGTGGAGCATATGCCTGATTTTCAGAAGCAGATTTACTACCTCAGCGGTCAGAGCCTGAAAGAGCTTCGCAACGACCCGCGCCTCGAGTACTTCAAAAAGAAGGATGTAGAAGTGCTGCTGCTGCACGATCCTGCGGATACCTTTGTAGTGCCCGGCCTGATGAACTTCATGGAAAAAGAGTTCGCAAGCATCGAAAAATCCGACATCGACCTCGGCAAAGACGATGAATCCGCGCAGGACGCCCTCAGCGGCGAACCGCTTGACAAGCTGATTGCCGTCATCAAAGAAGCCATCGGCGACAAGGTCGAAGATGTAACCGCCTCGAAGCGTCTTGTTGAATCCGCAGCCACACTCACGGTCGGCAAAGAAGGCATGGACACACAGATGGAATACATGATGAAAATGATGAATCAGGAAATGCCGCCTTCCAAGCGGATTTTCGAGATCAACCCCTCGCATCAGCTCATCAAAAACATGTCAGCCCTTACCGAAAAAGGGCAGTCCGAGCGGGTGAAACTCTTCGCCGAACAACTCTACGAAGGCGCCCTGCTCCTGCAGGGACAACTCGACTCCCCAACCGAATTCATCAACCGCATGACCCGCTTCCTCTCCCTCGCAAGTGAAGGCGAAACAGAAAGCGAAAGCGGAAACAAAAGTGAGAATCAAAGCGAAAAATAA
- a CDS encoding TatD family hydrolase, with translation MIDTHAHIYLPHFKDDLTETLDRAAEAGLTDILMPAIDFDSLPQMDRLSHARIRLHKMMGVHPCEINNSRCNLEASLLAACAANDIVAVGETGLDYYWSTEFVEEQKISLRRHCKVAKTLQKPIVLHNREATADLLDLIEEQQDGRLTGVWHCFTGTIEEGRRAIDLGLYLGIGGVATFKNGGLDKILPELPSERFILETDSPYLAPAPYRGKRNEPAYTALVATRLAALLDRSEADIIRITTENARRLFPRIIR, from the coding sequence TTGATCGATACGCACGCGCACATCTACCTGCCGCATTTCAAAGACGACCTCACCGAAACCCTCGACCGTGCCGCTGAAGCCGGACTTACCGACATCCTCATGCCGGCCATTGACTTCGATTCGCTTCCGCAGATGGACCGGCTCTCGCATGCGCGCATCAGGCTTCACAAAATGATGGGCGTTCACCCCTGCGAAATCAACAACAGCCGCTGCAACCTCGAAGCCTCCTTACTCGCCGCCTGCGCCGCGAACGACATCGTCGCGGTGGGCGAAACCGGTCTCGATTACTACTGGAGCACCGAATTTGTCGAAGAGCAAAAAATCAGCCTGCGCCGGCACTGCAAAGTCGCCAAGACCCTGCAAAAGCCCATCGTACTGCACAACCGCGAAGCAACAGCCGACCTCCTCGACCTCATCGAAGAACAGCAAGACGGCCGTCTCACCGGCGTATGGCACTGTTTTACCGGCACCATCGAAGAAGGCCGGCGCGCCATCGACCTCGGGCTGTACCTCGGCATAGGCGGGGTCGCAACCTTCAAAAACGGCGGACTCGACAAGATCCTGCCGGAGCTGCCGTCCGAACGCTTCATCCTCGAAACGGATTCTCCCTATCTCGCGCCCGCGCCCTACCGCGGCAAACGCAACGAACCTGCCTACACCGCACTCGTCGCAACTCGTCTCGCCGCGCTCCTCGACCGCAGCGAAGCCGATATCATCCGCATCACCACCGAAAACGCCCGCAGGCTGTTTCCTCGCATCATACGGTAG
- the asd gene encoding aspartate-semialdehyde dehydrogenase has product MNRLKVGVLGATGAVGQKFIRLLADHPWFEIAAVAASSRSAGKPYAEAAHWIEPIPVPEAVAGMTVRACEPEALPEVDFVFSGMDAAVAGDIERRFAEAGIPVVTNARNYRREAHVPLLVPEVNPDHIAQIAHQTFDPSGRGFIVTNPNCVCVPLVLSLKPLADAFGIDSVVVTSMQAVSGAGYPGVPSLDILGNVVPYIGGEEEKIMWEPLKLMGELQADGTVQNSTIGIHASAYRVPVVEGHLLSVLVKLATPGVSEQDAQQAYADWQSPLAGLDLPSAPEQPVLLYDEPRFPQPKLHAPNENGMQVTMGRLRKAGLFDFAYTALGHNTIRGAAGGAVLNAEMLVAKKRIRSRN; this is encoded by the coding sequence ATGAACAGATTAAAAGTTGGGGTACTGGGTGCTACCGGTGCCGTTGGTCAGAAATTTATCCGCTTGCTTGCGGATCATCCCTGGTTTGAAATTGCTGCGGTTGCAGCCTCCTCCCGCTCAGCCGGCAAGCCCTATGCCGAAGCCGCACACTGGATCGAGCCCATCCCCGTACCCGAAGCCGTCGCTGGCATGACCGTGCGCGCCTGCGAGCCCGAAGCCCTGCCCGAAGTCGATTTCGTCTTCTCTGGCATGGACGCTGCCGTTGCCGGTGACATTGAGCGCCGCTTTGCGGAAGCCGGTATCCCCGTCGTTACCAACGCCCGCAACTACCGCCGCGAAGCACACGTGCCCCTGCTCGTGCCGGAAGTCAACCCCGATCATATCGCGCAGATCGCGCATCAGACCTTCGACCCGAGCGGGCGCGGATTTATCGTCACCAATCCAAACTGCGTGTGCGTGCCCCTCGTACTCAGCCTCAAACCCCTCGCGGACGCCTTCGGCATTGATTCCGTTGTAGTTACGAGCATGCAGGCCGTCTCAGGTGCAGGCTATCCCGGCGTGCCGAGTCTCGATATTTTAGGCAACGTTGTGCCCTATATCGGCGGGGAAGAAGAAAAAATCATGTGGGAGCCCCTCAAACTGATGGGCGAACTGCAGGCCGACGGCACCGTGCAGAACAGCACCATCGGCATACACGCCTCGGCCTACCGCGTGCCGGTCGTGGAAGGGCACCTGCTTTCCGTGCTTGTAAAACTCGCGACCCCGGGCGTGTCCGAACAGGACGCACAACAAGCCTACGCCGACTGGCAGAGTCCGCTGGCAGGGCTTGACCTTCCTTCGGCACCCGAACAGCCGGTGCTGCTTTACGACGAACCCCGCTTCCCGCAGCCCAAGCTACACGCCCCCAACGAAAACGGCATGCAGGTCACCATGGGCCGCCTACGCAAAGCCGGACTCTTCGATTTTGCCTACACTGCCCTGGGGCACAACACCATTCGCGGGGCTGCCGGCGGAGCGGTGCTCAACGCCGAAATGCTGGTTGCCAAAAAACGCATCCGCAGCCGGAACTAA
- a CDS encoding 2,3,4,5-tetrahydropyridine-2,6-dicarboxylate N-succinyltransferase, which yields MTVTQLEAFVTKTAEAAASTAPEGFFESFESFLQALESGEIRAASPQADGSWAVNGWVKQGILLGFKYGKVVPMGTDSSFKFFDKDTYPTQYVDGPARTIRVVPGGSTIRRGSFIGNKVTMMPPMYVNCGAYVDEGTMVDSHALVGSCAQIGKRVHLSAAAQIGGVLEPIGAVPVIVEDDCMIGGNTGIYEGTIVRKGAVIGAGVVLTRSTPVYDLVQKRIIRAEAGKTLEIPEDAVVIPGTRAISGNSWAAENGLAVQCPIIIKYRDDKTDAATTLESLLR from the coding sequence ATGACTGTTACACAACTCGAAGCATTTGTTACTAAAACCGCTGAAGCCGCCGCTTCAACTGCTCCCGAAGGCTTTTTTGAAAGCTTTGAAAGCTTCCTTCAGGCACTTGAATCCGGTGAAATCCGCGCTGCAAGTCCGCAGGCGGATGGCAGCTGGGCCGTAAACGGCTGGGTGAAGCAAGGCATACTACTGGGCTTCAAATACGGAAAAGTCGTGCCCATGGGCACGGACTCAAGCTTCAAATTTTTCGACAAAGACACCTATCCGACGCAGTATGTTGACGGACCCGCGCGGACCATCCGCGTTGTGCCGGGCGGCTCGACCATACGCCGGGGCTCCTTTATCGGCAACAAGGTCACCATGATGCCGCCCATGTACGTCAACTGCGGCGCCTATGTAGATGAAGGGACCATGGTTGATAGTCACGCCCTCGTTGGCAGCTGTGCGCAGATCGGCAAGCGCGTGCACCTGAGCGCAGCCGCACAGATTGGCGGGGTGCTTGAGCCCATCGGGGCCGTACCCGTCATTGTGGAAGACGACTGTATGATTGGCGGCAACACCGGCATTTACGAAGGCACCATCGTGCGCAAAGGCGCGGTGATCGGTGCGGGCGTTGTCCTCACCCGCTCGACCCCTGTGTACGACCTCGTGCAAAAGCGTATCATCCGTGCGGAAGCCGGCAAAACCCTCGAGATTCCCGAAGACGCGGTTGTGATTCCCGGCACACGCGCCATCAGCGGCAACAGCTGGGCCGCCGAAAACGGACTTGCCGTGCAATGCCCCATCATCATCAAATACCGCGATGATAAAACCGATGCCGCAACAACCCTCGAAAGCCTGCTCAGGTAA
- a CDS encoding IS4 family transposase has product MLDKLTLSSVINTPWVLAWFKKFCDSKQLKQAGFYKRAGMGIAQLLHLLVVLPMTHLKVYTFSGDSLPVAGRDAFYRLLSNTSYDWRMLLLSIALKMTRHFDTLTDDDQPRYLIFDDTGYKRDRSKCVEYLGRQHDHSHGRYFRGFRMLTAVWSDGHSCLPLGFELLTNEDADKRIGPDPKVDKRTNGGKRVIAATQKATDLTITMAQSAYNHKFKMDYVLFDSWFAFPQVIKEVAKHTPVICRGKNTAALKFKHQQKIYSVESLPLIFKKGGQTFKNPDIIGSAVVELLNTNLKVRVVVVTNRHDPDKKIVFISTDTQLSADEICCIYARRWDIEVCFKAIKQHLGLYCMQMRDYSGLIGCCSVVIIRYLMLAYYHRGCIDDRTLPGMFYACVQQLQAATIEACIEILRVKFKEFAESKQAQLVSNVLVEFLQMFENFKSEIMAQFEPIFKLNLKCES; this is encoded by the coding sequence ATGCTTGATAAGTTAACACTTTCTTCGGTAATAAACACCCCTTGGGTTCTTGCGTGGTTCAAAAAGTTTTGTGACAGCAAACAACTCAAGCAAGCAGGGTTCTACAAGCGTGCCGGCATGGGGATTGCTCAGTTGCTCCACCTTTTGGTCGTACTACCCATGACCCACCTAAAGGTTTATACTTTCAGTGGTGACTCCCTGCCCGTGGCCGGTCGTGATGCGTTCTACCGCTTGTTAAGCAACACCAGCTATGACTGGCGCATGCTATTGTTATCTATTGCCCTGAAGATGACCCGTCATTTTGATACCCTCACTGATGATGATCAGCCCCGCTATCTTATTTTCGACGATACCGGCTACAAGCGCGATCGCAGTAAATGTGTTGAATATCTGGGTCGTCAACATGATCACAGCCATGGCAGGTATTTCCGCGGCTTTAGGATGCTCACCGCGGTCTGGAGCGACGGACATAGCTGCCTGCCCTTGGGTTTCGAACTGCTTACCAATGAGGACGCCGACAAACGTATCGGTCCGGATCCTAAAGTTGACAAGCGCACCAATGGCGGCAAACGCGTGATCGCGGCCACGCAAAAGGCCACCGATCTGACCATCACCATGGCCCAAAGCGCATATAATCATAAGTTTAAGATGGATTATGTGCTTTTTGACAGTTGGTTCGCATTTCCCCAAGTGATCAAGGAAGTGGCCAAACATACACCTGTAATCTGCCGGGGCAAGAACACAGCGGCATTGAAATTCAAGCACCAGCAAAAAATATACAGTGTTGAAAGCCTGCCTTTAATATTCAAGAAAGGCGGACAGACCTTCAAAAATCCTGACATTATCGGCAGTGCAGTCGTTGAGTTGCTAAATACGAATCTGAAAGTCCGTGTGGTAGTGGTTACCAACAGACATGACCCCGACAAGAAGATTGTCTTTATTTCCACTGATACGCAGCTAAGCGCCGATGAAATCTGCTGCATTTACGCCCGCAGATGGGACATCGAGGTGTGCTTTAAAGCCATTAAACAGCACTTGGGACTGTACTGCATGCAGATGCGCGACTATAGCGGTCTGATCGGTTGCTGCAGCGTTGTTATCATCAGATATCTTATGCTGGCCTATTATCATCGCGGCTGCATCGATGACAGGACGTTACCAGGGATGTTTTATGCCTGTGTTCAGCAGCTGCAGGCAGCAACCATAGAAGCCTGTATCGAAATACTGCGAGTGAAATTTAAAGAGTTCGCCGAATCTAAACAGGCCCAGCTTGTAAGCAATGTACTGGTTGAGTTTCTTCAGATGTTTGAAAACTTCAAATCCGAGATTATGGCCCAATTTGAACCGATTTTTAAGCTAAATTTGAAGTGCGAAAGTTGA
- a CDS encoding STY4851/ECs_5259 family protein, with amino-acid sequence MDKLISWHQEFYQQRDFKPDECVPLYKLRPTKKEFEALTSVLRAFVAERTPFMSVNTIIDTCPLFNKLFVLYAAEWWKRKYSGGHWTWKHIIDDLGIEEDEITPQKRSVCVSRGLSRWNLKIADTSGKRFLGAIAIQGGLPIHFLTSQEGNIYRVLERLVKHAEGAEVSSSRLETWAEELQYFLPHTYRKKEIYALLAQVVEVLFNIKRKASDQTTKAILAEWRSNHSKWLTELPITAPYEEIDRLISKLLGVVAATNEKRTISDDFLTIHRNLIINDKGRLTCKGIIEIAGTISAEQLLNKFNYKVPENNPFVLNVQLSIGSYDEHLTLHSVIGNSKYSSSVKSIQIREEAFFDQIIFSTFALQI; translated from the coding sequence ATGGATAAACTAATAAGCTGGCATCAGGAATTTTATCAGCAAAGAGATTTTAAACCTGACGAATGTGTTCCTCTATACAAGCTTAGGCCAACCAAGAAAGAATTTGAAGCTTTAACATCTGTTCTGAGGGCGTTTGTTGCAGAAAGAACGCCCTTTATGTCTGTCAATACAATCATCGATACCTGTCCGCTATTCAATAAACTGTTTGTTTTATATGCTGCTGAATGGTGGAAGAGAAAATATTCCGGAGGTCACTGGACCTGGAAGCATATTATTGATGATTTGGGTATTGAAGAAGATGAAATTACACCCCAAAAGCGCAGCGTGTGTGTAAGCAGGGGGTTGAGCAGATGGAACCTAAAAATAGCAGACACTTCCGGAAAGAGGTTTTTGGGCGCAATTGCAATACAGGGTGGCTTACCCATTCATTTTTTGACCTCACAGGAAGGAAATATCTACCGGGTGCTGGAAAGGCTGGTTAAACATGCAGAGGGTGCGGAGGTTTCGTCGTCAAGACTTGAAACTTGGGCGGAAGAGCTTCAATATTTTCTGCCACATACTTATCGAAAAAAGGAAATTTATGCATTGCTTGCACAGGTCGTTGAGGTACTTTTCAACATTAAGCGAAAAGCTTCCGATCAAACCACTAAGGCAATTTTAGCTGAATGGCGGTCGAATCACAGCAAGTGGTTGACCGAGCTGCCGATAACGGCGCCGTACGAAGAAATTGACAGACTTATTTCAAAGCTGTTGGGTGTAGTTGCGGCTACGAACGAAAAGCGTACGATATCTGACGATTTTCTAACCATCCACAGAAATCTCATTATCAATGATAAGGGTAGGCTGACATGCAAGGGGATCATTGAGATTGCAGGCACTATTTCGGCAGAGCAATTGCTAAACAAGTTTAATTACAAAGTGCCGGAAAACAACCCTTTTGTGTTAAATGTGCAGCTAAGCATAGGTAGCTATGATGAGCACCTGACGTTGCATTCCGTTATTGGCAACAGTAAATACAGCTCATCCGTAAAATCAATACAGATCAGAGAGGAAGCTTTTTTCGATCAGATTATTTTCTCAACTTTCGCACTTCAAATTTAG